Part of the Mycolicibacterium mengxianglii genome is shown below.
GGGTGGCGTCGGCGACGTACCCGGGGATGGCGATGCCCGGTAACTCCGCACGGATCACCTATTCCGCAGAGGGGCGCTACTCCGTGCACATCGGTGCGGCCGACATCGGGACCGGCACCTGGACGACGCTGACGCAGATCGCCGCCGACGCCTTGGGGTGTGGCATCGAAGCGATCGACCTCCAGATCGGCGACACCGACCTGCCCCCCGCGTCGGTGGCCGGTGGCTCCTCGGGAATGACGTCCTGGGGATCAGCAATCGTGGCCGCGGCCAACCAATTTCGCGCCGACCACGGGAACCCGCCGACCATCGGCGCGACAACCACCACCGCAGCGCCGGAGAACACGGTCGCCGAGGAGTTCACGGTGCAGTCGTTCGGGGCCCACTTTGTGGAGGCACACGTCAATCGGGATACCGGCGAAGTACGGGTGCCCAGAATGCTCGGCGTGTTCTCCATTGGCCGTGCCATCAACAGGCGCACACTGCGCTCGCAACTCATCGGCGGGATGACCATGGGTCTGTCGATGGCACTCCATGAAGAGAGCGTCCGCGATCACCGATTCGGCCACGTCGTCACGCAGGACCTCGCGACCTATCACTTCGCCGCCCACGCCGATGTCGAAGACGTGGAGGCGATCTGGCTGGACGAGGCCGACGAGAAGTTCAACCCGATGGGCTCGCGCGGGGCAGGTGAGATCGGAATCGTCGGTGCGGCCGCCGCGGTGGTCAACGCCGTCTACAACGCCACCGGCGTACGAGTCCGTGACCTACCGGTCACGCTGGACAAGGTGCTGGCCGGGCTCGTCCAGTAGCCGAAAAAAGTTCGTGAGCTCGTTATGAAAATGAGATTTTCGTCGTACAGTCCAATGCGTGGGTAGGCATTCTGTGACCCGCAGACGGCGAAAGTCACCGGCAGTGCTGGCTGTCCTCGGAACATCGGCAGCGGTGTTGTTCGCCGTCGGCGGTGACGTGCACTCGGTTCCGGTGAAGGCCGTCGCCGAGCCCCCTGTCGTCGAAGACATGTGCTGCGCCGAGCTGGTGGCAACCGCCGGCGACCTTCTGGCCGTCGCCCCAGCAGCGGCGTCAACAGCGTCCCGGTGGCGGGTGATCGACACCCGGGTAGAGCAGGTGCTGCCCGCAGGCGACGCGCCCGAGCAAGGTCTTCAGGTCAAGACGATCCTGGTGGCCCGCGCAATCAGCGCGCTGTTCCCCGAGATCAACAGCATCGGCGGGGTTCGACCGGACTCGTTGCGCTGGCATCCCGGTGGACTGGCTCTCGACGTGACGATTCCTGATCCCACCAGTGCCTCGGGTATCGCCTTGGGCAACGAGATCGTCGCCTTCGCCCTCAAGCACGCTGGCCGCCTCGGCATCCAGGACGCCATCTGGCGCGGTGTCTACTACACCCCCGGCGGCGCGCAGGCCGGCGGCCACGGGCATTACGACCACGTTCACATCACCACCACCGGCGGGGGATATCCAGACGGCGACGAGGTCTACCTGCGCTGAACACCCCAGCCCGGGGCTACGGATTTCGTCGAATCTCTCGCCGGAGACAGAGTGATATCCCGCTACATCTGCGGTATCGCAACGAAGTTCCTAGTATGCCTGCATGCGATCTGGAACCGCCGTGTCAGCGCGGGGTGCACAGCCCGACCGCCACGCGGCCGTTCCTCAGATCGAACTGATCGGTGTCCGCAAGGAATTCGGGGATAGCCGCAACCGAACTGTGGCCGTCGAAGGTGCCGATCTGTCCGTCGACGACGGTGAGCTGTTCGCGATCCTCGGCCCGTCGGGCTCCGGCAAAACAACCCTGCTGCGGTTGATCGCAGGCTTCGAACAGCCGACCGCAGGCACCGTCAAATTGGGCGGCCGAGACGTCACCGCGCTTCCACCCGCCAAACGGGACACCAACACGGTGTTTCAGCAGTACGCACTGTTCCCGCACATGAGCGTCGCGCAGAACGTGGAGTACGGGTTGCGGGTGGGCGGTGTCGGCAAGGCCGAGCGGCAACGCCGGGCCGCAGAGGCACTCGAGATGGTCCGGCTCACCGGCTACGGCGCGCGTAAACCCGCGGAGCTCTCCGGCGGGCAGCAGCAGCGGGTCGCTTTGGCCCGGGCGCTGGTCGGACGTCCCCGGGTGCTGCTACTCGACGAACCACTGGGGGCGCTTGACCTCAAGTTGCGCGAGCAGATGCAGGTCGAGCTGAAGGCGATCCAGCGTGAGGTCGGCATCACGTTCGTCATCGTCACCCACGACCAGGACGAGGCGTTGACGCTCTGCGACCGGTTGGTGGTGCTCAACGACGGCCGGATCGAGCAGATCGGCCCCGCCCGCGAGGTGTACGAAAACCCCGCCAACCGGTTTGTCGCCGATTTCGTCGGTACCTCCAACGTGCTCGACGGTGAATCCGCCGAGGCAGTGCTCGGCAGGCGGGGCACGTTCGCGATCCGCCCGGAGCGCATCGCCGTGCTCGACGGGGCCACCCCCGTTCCTGCCGGCCACCGCAGCGTGTCCGCCGAGGTCGCCGAGGTGGTGTACGCCGGGCCGATCACGCGGATCGCGGCAGCCGTGACGGGTGCCGACGGACTGCGCCTCACCGCCACATTGCTGTCGGCCGAAGCGTCGACCGCGATCGCACACGGAACACGCGTCGTTCTGGCCTGGCCGGACACGGCCGTCCTCGATCTCACACCGGTCCAACCTAAGGAGTCGCAATGAGTCTCACCTTTCGCAGCCTGGGCGTCGCGCTGGCGGCGGGCGCGTTGTTGATGGCCGGCTGTTCGAGTTCAGAGGACTCCGGCGGTGGTTCGGAGGGGCCACCCGAGATGGAGGCTGCCACCGAAGTCGGCGACGGCGAGGGCGAACTCAACCTGATCGCCTGGCCCGGTTATGCGGAGAACGGGTCCAACGATCCGGCGGTCAACTGGGTCACCCCGTTCGAGCAGCAGACAGGGTGCAAGGTGAACGTCAAGATCGGCAACACCTCCGACGAGATGGTGCAGTTGATGCGCACTGGC
Proteins encoded:
- a CDS encoding ABC transporter ATP-binding protein, coding for MRSGTAVSARGAQPDRHAAVPQIELIGVRKEFGDSRNRTVAVEGADLSVDDGELFAILGPSGSGKTTLLRLIAGFEQPTAGTVKLGGRDVTALPPAKRDTNTVFQQYALFPHMSVAQNVEYGLRVGGVGKAERQRRAAEALEMVRLTGYGARKPAELSGGQQQRVALARALVGRPRVLLLDEPLGALDLKLREQMQVELKAIQREVGITFVIVTHDQDEALTLCDRLVVLNDGRIEQIGPAREVYENPANRFVADFVGTSNVLDGESAEAVLGRRGTFAIRPERIAVLDGATPVPAGHRSVSAEVAEVVYAGPITRIAAAVTGADGLRLTATLLSAEASTAIAHGTRVVLAWPDTAVLDLTPVQPKESQ